The Mycolicibacterium fluoranthenivorans genome has a window encoding:
- a CDS encoding PaaI family thioesterase, whose amino-acid sequence MSVDDNPDAAEAVYASLTNSVRRLVDATIRSQVDLATIASVQQKIDAAADELCAALMPGSFGLPETSDGRTLTWGNAVIGVRNAFAPPLSVHHRSDGSVWTDVTLGAAYEGPAGHVHGGVCALILDHVLGAAAHKPGHPAVTGTLSVRYEAGTPLGPVHAEAHIDRVDGVKTIVVGALATSQGISVRAEGIFFHPPAAAR is encoded by the coding sequence GTGTCCGTCGATGACAATCCCGATGCCGCCGAGGCCGTTTACGCCTCGCTGACCAACTCCGTTCGTCGACTCGTCGACGCCACCATCCGCAGCCAAGTCGACCTTGCCACCATCGCATCGGTGCAGCAGAAGATCGATGCCGCCGCTGACGAACTCTGTGCCGCACTGATGCCAGGATCCTTCGGACTGCCCGAGACTTCCGACGGTCGAACTCTGACGTGGGGCAACGCCGTGATCGGCGTGCGCAACGCCTTTGCCCCGCCGTTGTCTGTTCATCACCGATCAGATGGGAGTGTGTGGACCGACGTCACCCTCGGAGCCGCCTACGAAGGACCTGCCGGACACGTCCACGGCGGTGTCTGTGCCTTGATACTCGATCACGTCCTGGGTGCTGCGGCGCACAAGCCCGGCCACCCGGCGGTGACGGGCACGCTTTCCGTGCGCTACGAGGCAGGCACTCCCCTTGGGCCTGTACACGCCGAGGCACACATCGATCGGGTCGACGGGGTCAAGACAATCGTCGTCGGAGCTCTCGCGACATCGCAAGGCATCTCCGTGCGCGCAGAAGGCATCTTCTTCCATCCGCCGGCAGCCGCGCGATGA
- a CDS encoding flavin reductase family protein — MGRNDAAATKASSSRPRPQDMRAVLGHFCTGIAVITGHDGQRPLGFTCQSLTSVSLDPPYVSFCPALSSTSWPLIRATGRLCINILADDQEAICAQFALAGEDKFAAVEWHPASNGSPQIAGALATIEADLEFEHGAGDHTIVVAHVTTLQAHPGRPLLFYRGDYGGLSGLRADPAAVG; from the coding sequence ATGGGACGTAACGATGCCGCGGCGACGAAGGCAAGCAGCTCCCGACCCAGACCCCAAGACATGCGCGCGGTACTCGGCCACTTCTGTACCGGAATCGCCGTCATCACGGGTCACGACGGGCAACGGCCACTCGGCTTCACCTGTCAATCACTGACCTCCGTATCGCTGGACCCGCCCTATGTGTCGTTCTGTCCCGCGCTGTCCTCAACCAGCTGGCCGTTGATTCGCGCCACCGGGCGCCTGTGCATCAACATCCTCGCTGACGATCAGGAGGCGATCTGCGCCCAATTCGCCCTTGCGGGCGAAGACAAGTTCGCCGCGGTCGAATGGCACCCCGCCTCCAACGGATCCCCGCAGATCGCGGGTGCCTTGGCCACCATCGAGGCCGACCTCGAATTCGAACATGGCGCCGGAGACCACACCATCGTCGTCGCCCACGTCACGACGTTGCAGGCGCATCCCGGCCGGCCGTTGCTCTTCTACCGGGGGGACTACGGCGGGCTATCCGGCCTGCGAGCAGATCCTGCTGCGGTGGGATAG
- a CDS encoding helix-turn-helix transcriptional regulator, whose protein sequence is MEKPESGGKSAMSATGWALLGLLSYEAEVSGYDIRKWIHWSMRYYYVSPAFSQIYTELKKLEKLGLLTSRVEDTGPRTRRLYLITPEGLEAVTRWARDTPVEPPSLKHPAILRVTLGHLSDPAALKEMLQEHIAYVDQMQRDAAKDARWAGADPSWAYAKIALHWADRCYTSERELTLKLIKDLDETEANFPKIGQDAKIPWPDPKYWYEIEKKVEAEDIE, encoded by the coding sequence ATGGAAAAGCCCGAGTCGGGAGGCAAATCCGCCATGTCCGCCACCGGCTGGGCGCTGCTCGGGTTGTTGTCCTATGAGGCGGAAGTGTCGGGCTACGACATCCGCAAATGGATTCACTGGAGTATGCGTTACTACTACGTAAGCCCGGCGTTCAGCCAGATCTATACGGAGTTGAAGAAGCTGGAGAAGTTGGGCCTGCTGACCTCACGGGTAGAGGACACCGGGCCCCGGACTCGCCGGCTGTACTTGATCACACCTGAGGGTCTCGAGGCCGTCACGCGTTGGGCGAGGGACACTCCGGTCGAGCCGCCGTCGCTCAAGCACCCGGCGATTCTCCGAGTGACGCTGGGTCATCTCAGTGACCCGGCAGCGCTCAAAGAAATGCTCCAAGAGCACATTGCCTACGTCGATCAGATGCAGCGCGATGCCGCCAAGGATGCCCGCTGGGCGGGTGCCGATCCGTCCTGGGCATACGCGAAGATCGCCCTACATTGGGCGGACCGCTGCTACACGTCAGAGCGGGAACTGACGCTGAAGTTGATCAAGGATCTCGACGAGACCGAGGCGAACTTCCCGAAAATCGGCCAGGACGCCAAGATTCCCTGGCCGGATCCCAAGTACTGGTACGAAATCGAGAAGAAGGTCGAAGCCGAAGACATCGAGTGA